One Pocillopora verrucosa isolate sample1 chromosome 10, ASM3666991v2, whole genome shotgun sequence genomic window carries:
- the LOC131768704 gene encoding speckle targeted PIP5K1A-regulated poly(A) polymerase-like, with translation MKICLNFFCFQGVFAIVEFDSEESVTKVLSQLQSLPPLHKKHLTVKERTVAKTSYQFKIQKPKKRGHDDPEQHHHGCLGSKEMANFLSKDLIVKLNSLMTVDEQVNLLMQQLCLTDEDVKLRRLVCQLLQEVLSEVYPGASVVPFGSTVSGVGWKGSDLDLCLLTSEVDDAVVDYSLVVDALRSFAPGCTNVIPVLTAKCPLIKFTHLPSGLSCDLSVNNRLGVRNSELLRSYISLDPRIPQLVFIVRAWAKAQALTASRLLSNYALTLMVLHFLQMQHPPVIPSLQCRFDAWIREQSHSFDMKEPSSEFIDSWNCSFFTDVAKLSPSQNTKSLIQLLEEFFCFFSTEFDFANCVVSIKTGEKTSIASVLEELKVTPCTETNGNISMITTDSDQVCKTKSTKNDDSKDANRMTKETIKQQNTMPNSVSECAHTSPRFGKRLEFKIAPLCVQDPFELVHNLTQNITMETLKNMIELMKMAHTICQDLNNSVDNPNPSGNKLLNLFTVCKSPKRRKHSHRHDFFVQYQNNSSQATDTGYVNNLSTPHAVFVFVLETLEREYGFQCEVKCSTKVPCSGAAESGVSGKTQDVKTSVVPQLFGRISGAGCSDTRNEARKSEREKKYDHEFSAVCKAFENTWTHCRRERRRSLQPQKQDNENNKSLSKDKLTDQLSEGYEKSSSNQGEKFANAPVAHPLLSFELNVGSFPYKEVKNGCTVFMEHVESKESQLFGNFFSAFKKYFLGLVMR, from the exons ATGAAAATTtgtcttaatttcttttgtttccaggGTGTTTTTGCAATAGTGGAGTTTGACAGTGAAGAAAGTGTTACAAAAGTGCTGAGTCAACTGCAGTCATTACCACCTCTGCATAAAAAACACTTAACAGTGAAAGAAAGGACTGTAGCTAAAACAAGCTatcaatttaaaatacaaaaacccAAAAAGCGGGGTCATGATGACCCTGAGCAACACCATCATGGGTGTTTGGGAAGCAAGGAGATGGCAAACTTTTTATCTAAGGATCTCATTGTCAAACTGAATTCATTGATGACA GTAGATGAGCAAGTGAATCTTTTGATGCAGCAATTGTGTCTCACTGATGAAGACGTCAAATTAAGACGATTAGTTTGTCAGCTGCTACAAGAGGTGTTGAGTGAAGTTTATCCAGGAGCCTCTGTGGTGCCGTTTGGCTCAACTGTTAGTGGAGTGGGATGGAAGGGAAGTGACTTGGATCTGTGTTTACTGACGTCTGAAGTTGATGATGCTGTTGTTGATTACTCTTTAGTTGTTGATGCACTGCGTAGTTTTGCTCCCGGGTGCACAAATGTCATACCAGTCTTGACTGCTAAATGTCCTTTAATCAAATTCACACATCTGCCCTCTGGATTGTCATGTGACCTATCAGTAAACAACAG GCTTGGTGTAAGAAACTCAGAGCTCCTTCGCAGCTACATTTCCCTTGATCCCAGGATTCCTCAGCTGGTGTTCATAGTGAGAGCCTGGGCTAAAGCTCAAGCTTTAACAGCTAGTAGACTGCTGTCAAACTATGCCTTGACTCTGATGGTGCTGCACTTCTTGCAAATGCAACATCCACCGGTTATCCCTTCACTACAATGTAGATTTGATGCATGGATCAGAGAGCAGTCACATTCATTTGATATGAAAGAGCCTAGTTCAGAATTTATTGACAGCTGGAACTGTTCATTTTTCACTGATGTTGCCAAACTTTCCCCTTCACAGAATACCAAAAGTCTGA TTCAGCTATTGGAAGagttcttttgcttcttttcaaCTGAATTTGACTTTGCTAATTGTGTGGTCAGCATCAAGACAGGCGAAAAGACAAGTATTGCATCAGTGTTGGAAGAGTTAAAGGTTACACCATGTACAGAAACTAATGGCAACATTTCAATGATCACAACTGATAGTGATCAAGTATGTAAAACAAAGTCAACAAAGAATGATGATAGTAAGGATGCTAATAGGATGACAAAAGAAACCATTAAGCAGCAGAACACAATGCCAAATTCAGTCTCAGAATGTGCTCACACCAGTCCAAGGTTTGGGAAACGACTAGAGTTTAAGATTGCCCCTTTGTGTGTCCAGGATCCCTTTGAGCTTGTGCATAACTTGACACAGAACATTACCATGGAAACACTGAAAAACATGATTGAATTAATGAAGATGGCTCACACGATTTGCCAGGATTTGAATAACAGTGTTGATAATCCAAATCCCTCTGGAAATAAACTCTTGAACCTTTTCACAGTTTGTAAATCTCCTAAGAGGAGGAAGCATTCTCATCGCCATGATTTCTTTGTTCAGTATCAAAACAACAGTTCTCAGGCAACAGACACAGGTTATGTTAACAACCTGAGTACACCCCATGCAGTCTTTGTGTTTGTTCTTGAGACATTAGAGAGAGAGTATGGATTTCAATGTGAAGTAAAATGTTCCACTAAGGTACCCTGCTCTGGTGCAGCAGAATCCGGTGTGTCTGGGAAAACCCAGGATGTCAAAACATCAGTGGTGCCCCAGCTTTTTGGGCGTATCTCTGGTGCAGGTTGCAGTGACACTAGAAATGAAGCAAGGAAatcagagagagaaaaaaaatatgaccaTGAGTTTTCAGCTGTTTGCAAAGCTTTTGAAAATACGTGGACCCATTGTAGAAGAGAACGGCGCAGGTCCCTTCAGCCTCAGAAACaagacaatgaaaacaacaaaagtttAAGCAAAGATAAATTAACTGATCAATTGTCAGAAGGATATGAAAAATCATCCTCTAATCAGGGTGAGAAGTTTGCAAATGCTCCTGTTGCCCATCCTCTTCTTAGTTTTGAGTTGAATGTAGGCAGTTTTCCTTACAAAGAGGTCAAAAATGGCTGTACAGTTTTCATGGAACATGTTGAAAGTAAAGAATCTCAGCTATTCGGAAATTTCTTCTCTGCTTTTAAGAAGTATTTCTTGGGTTTAGTAATGAGGTAA
- the LOC131768769 gene encoding uncharacterized protein translates to MSIEDGSMDALKEEGTTAVIDGSDYEWSTHQHTRLYSMNEDGGAKGHYLYVDENGSLKADGGENSASTFTVYTLSEDDDLVMLKVEDSEDATEKVVAVDTNTDTVIVKALPSGTLGKLNNSKKAKSSQSDILFYKKARKPGSPQFYLKSYLKSSLKDSIGVDRIVGFDHDGVPIKTTDVQQGLLESLFKIY, encoded by the exons ATGTCGATTGAAGACGGATCAATGGACGCTTTGAAAGAG GAAGGCACTACTGCAGTCATAGATGGAAGTGACTATGAATGGTCAACGCACCAACATACAAGGCTTTATTCAATGAATGAGGACGGCGGTGCCAAAGGTCACTACTTGTACGTCGATGAGAACGGTTCGTTGAAAGCAGATGGAGGAGAAAATAGCGCAA GTACTTTCACAGTCTACACTCTCTCGGAAGATGATGATTTAGTTATGTTAAAGGTCGAAGATTCTGAGGATGCTACTGAGAAAGTTGTGGCTGTAGATACAAACACTGACACTGTCATTGTAAAG GCTCTCCCCTCAGGGACTTTAGGAAAGTTGAATAACTCGAAGAAGGCCAAAAGTTCCCAGTCTGACATTCTGTTCTACAAGAAAGCGCGCAAACCAGGGTCTCCTCAGTTTTACTTGAAGTCCTATTTAAAGTCAAGTCTGAAAGACTCGATTGGTGTTGATCGAATCGTTGGTTTTGACCATGACGGCGTTCCAATTAAGACTACTGATGTACAGCAAGGTTTATTAGAGAGTCTCTTCAAGATATACTGA